One segment of Meriones unguiculatus strain TT.TT164.6M chromosome X, Bangor_MerUng_6.1, whole genome shotgun sequence DNA contains the following:
- the LOC110541889 gene encoding putative protein FAM47D, which translates to MEERWLPWNRPRKVVQPMPLGMTYKPWFKDRLPSKCLAKHKQEQLKFPKTLDGRRWLFVKKGLDDFRKGCPSCEGMILRGPNEGFLPTISHEVRRGSRKTQQKWCQNLSSFSSLSRTEKARKTFVERTESNSTQHPLAFWPLEEAISEDTLLKVLKILDPDRRLEEKWNYCEGRRKSINEPTVAETCSDNEVDSEPPKFPWSCIYSLLNENKSETQDSSESLYHRYTPKEVYDFCEWVESLGVMDIDEEFMMKQFDFGYECKQIYNDCAIKRISLLPPELRYCRRLSKVKEIRFSIQESNFERKLRKPQDPYKHTRDKIRYGAWYLKPALWKKLVNDEPLEDPALQSGKAEKPDIIEDLYGTIAFKDFIISKGYTMPSILEKLFMRKGWDYDTVNTPIPRILKAHELLMQKKDEDYDDEND; encoded by the coding sequence ATGGAGGAGCGGTGGCTTCCATGGAATCGTCCCCGGAAGGTAGTTCAGCCAATGCCTCTGGGCATGACCTACAAGCCCTGGTTCAAGGATAGGCTGCCTTCTAAGTGTTTAGCAAAGCACAAACAGGAACAACTGAAGTTCCCTAAGACTCTGGATGGCCGACGTTGGTTGTTTGTGAAGAAAGGGCTGGATGATTTCAGGAAGGGCTGTCCTTCTTGTGAAGGTATGATTCTTCGTGGCCCCAATGAGGGCTTTCTCCCCACAATTTCACATGAAGTCCGCCGTGGCTCCAGAAAGACTCAGCAAAAATGGTGCCAGAACTTAAGCTCGTTTTCCTCTCTGTCGCGGACCGAGAAAGCACGCAAGACCTTTGTGGAGAGAACCGAATCAAACTCGACCCAGCATCCCTTGGCTTTCTGGCCCCTGGAGGAAGCAATTTCTGAAGATACCTTATTAAAAGTTCTGAAAATTCTTGACCCTGACCGGAGGCTGGAGGAGAAATGGAATTACTGTGAGGGCCGCAGAAAATCTATAAATGAGCCTACAGTGGCTGAGACATGCTCTGACAATGAAGTTGACTCGGAACCTCccaagtttccttggtcatgtaTATATAGTCTGCTTAATGAAAACAAGTCTGAGACACAGGACTCCAGCGAGTCTCTTTATCACAGGTACACACCCAAAGAAGTCTATGACTTTTGTGAATGGGTTGAGTCACTTGGAGTCATGGACATTGACGAAGAGTTCATGATGAAGCAGTTTGACTTTGGCTATGAGTGCAAACAGATCTATAATGACTGTGCCATCAAGAGAATCAGCCTGCTTCCTCCTGAGCTCAGGTACTGCAGGAGGCTGAGCAAAGTGAAGGAAATCAGATTCTCCATACAGGAGTCAAACTTTGAAAGGAAACTCCGAAAACCACAAGATCCTTACAAGCACACCAGAGATAAGATTAGATATGGAGCATGGTATCTAAAGCCGGCTCTGTGGAAAAAGCTAGTAAATGATGAACCTTTAGAGGATCCTGCACTTCAAAGTGGAAAGGCAGAAAAACCAGACATCATTGAAGACCTTTATGGAACAATTGCCTTTAAGGATTTCATCATAAGCAAAGGCTACACTATGCCAAGCATCCTTGAGAAATTGTTTATGAGGAAAGGATGGGATTATGACACTGTCAACACTCCAATACCAAGAATACTAAAAGCACATGAATTGCTCATGCAGAAAAAGGACGAAGATTATGATGATGAAAATGACTAG